One part of the Strigops habroptila isolate Jane chromosome 23, bStrHab1.2.pri, whole genome shotgun sequence genome encodes these proteins:
- the R3HDM2 gene encoding R3H domain-containing protein 2 isoform X1: MSNSNTAQESLEIMKESEKKVVEESVNKTKYISRSPSKEEVEKDGGEEVSVRQESQRRTSSHGHARKRAKSNSKLKLVRSLAVCEESSSPFVDGLLESQDIIQLHVSCPSDKEEEKSTKDGAEKEEKDKNKEKAPRKMLSRDSSQEYTDSTGIDLHEFLVNTLKKNPRDRMMLLKLEQEILEFISDNNNQFKKFPQMTSYHRMLLHRVAAYFGMDHNVDQTGKAVIINKTSNTRIPEQRFSEHIKDEKNAEFPQRFILKRDDTSMDRDDNQIRLPLQDGRRSKSIEEREEEYQRVRERIFAREAGQNGYLTDSRGNRDSLSRASGSRQSSTESEIKSLEPRPWSSTDSDGSIRNLRPPVTKASSFSGISILTRGDSIGSSKGSTASRTSRAGTNPAMPFSVQGLVLGAPEACSQSPSSQPSRGLLPCTAQQPQPQPPQQPPPQPQGLPPAAQQQPAMSNHMISQPVPALQPVQYSPSSCPQVLLPVSPPQQYNLADELSNPFGQISLSRQGSTEAPDPSSAMFQSSLISQHPQQTGFIMATPGQPIPTSNYSASGHTAPTQQIQVSYYPPGQYPNSSQQYRSLSHPVAYSSQRTQQLPQQSQQPGLQPMMSNQQQTYHGVMGVQQAQPPGLLNSQRNSMGGQMQSMMGVQQAQPPGLLSSQRSSMGSQMQGLMVQYTPLPSYQVPMASESQSVVQQPFQQPVLVPASQSVQGGLQTGGVPIYYSVIPTAQQNGTSPSVGFLQPPGSEQYQMPQSPSPCSPPQMQQQYSGVSPSGPGVVVMQLNVPNGPQAPQNPPVVQWSHCKYYSLDQRGQKPGDLYNPDTSAQASTQLNSPITSPTQSPTPSPVTNLNSVCTGLSPLPVLTQFPRPMGPAQGDGRYSLLGQPLQYNLSICPPPLLHNQPNYNAHQGQTGMKHGNRSKRQALKSASTDLGTSDVVLGRVLEVTDLPEGITRTEADKLFTQLAMAGAKIQWLKETQGRRGDGGGGDNTGTPENGRHSDLAALYTIVAVFPSPLAAQNASLRLNNSLSRFKLRVAKKNYDLRVLERASSQ, from the exons ATGTCAAACAGCAACACAGCCCAGGAGTCTCTGGAAATAATGAAGGAGTCTGAGAAAAAGGTGGTTGAGGAGTCtgtgaacaaaaccaaatacataTCCAGGTCACCAAGcaaggaggaggtggagaaggaTGGCGGGGAGGAGGTCAGCGTGcgccaggagtctcag AGGCGAACTTCAAGCCATGGACATGCCAGAAAAAGAGCCAAG tctAATTCTAAGCTTAAACTGGTCAGGAGTTTGGCTGTATGTGAAGAATCGTCTAGCCCCTTTGTAGATGGGCTGCTGGAGTCACAG GATATCATTCAGTTGCACGTTAGCTGCCCTTCtgacaaggaagaggaaaagtcCACAAAAGATGGggctgagaaagaagaaaaagacaagaataaagaaaaggcaCCGAGGAAAATGCTGTCTCGAG aTTCCAGCCAGGAATATACAGACTCCACTGGAATAGATTTGCATGAATTTTTagtaaatacactgaaaaaaaacccacg GGATAGAATGATGCTACTGAAGTTAGAACAGGAGATTCTGGAATTTATTAGTGATAACAA CAATCAGTTTAAGAAGTTCCCTCAGATGACCTCATACCATAGGATGCTGCTGCACCGGGTAGCTGCCTACTTTGGCATGGACCATAACGTGGACCAAACTGGGAAGGCAGTCATTATCAACAAGACCAGTAACACACGAAT ccctgagcagagGTTCTCGGAGCACATCAAAGATGAGAAGAATGCAGAGTTCCCGCAGAGGTTCATCCTAAAACGAGATGATACCAGCATGGACCGAGATGATAATCAG ATCAGACTCCCCTTGCAGGATGGGAGAAGGAGCAAATCTATAGAAGAGCGAGAGGAAGAGTATCAGCGGGTCAGGGAGCGGATATTTGCACGAGAG GCTGGCCAGAATGGATATCTCACCGACAGCAG GGGCAACCGGGACAGTTTGAGCCGGGCCTCGGGCAGCCGCCAGAGCAGCACCGAGAGCGAGATAAAGTCGCTGGAACCTCGGCCGTGGAGCAGCACAGACTCAGACGGCTCCATCCGCAACCTGCGACCACCCGTTACCAAAGCCAGCAGCTTCAGTGGCATCTCCATCTTGACACGGGGGGACAGCATCGggagcagcaaaggcagcactgccagcaggaCGTCCCGGGCAG gtACCAACCCTGCCATGCCTTTCTCTGTTCAAGGTTTGGTACTAGGTGCCCCTGAAGCATGCAGCCAATCCCCCTCTTCACAGCCCAGCCGTGGCCTCCTACCCTGCACAGCCCAACAGCCTCAACCACAGCCACCCCAGCAGCCTCCACCACAGCCCCAGGGActtccacctgcagcccagcagcagccagccatGAGCAACCACATGATATCCCAG CCGGTCCCAGCGCTGCAGCCTGTTCAGTATTCTCCAAGCTCCTGCCCCCAGGTCCTCTTGCCAGTCTCTCCACCCCAGCAGTACAACTTG GCCGATGAGCTCAGCAACCCCTTTGGGCAGATCAGCCTCAGCCGACAGGGCTCTACGGAAGCACCGGATCCTTCCTCGGCTATGTTCCAGTCATCCCTCATCTCCCAGCATCCTCAGCAGACAGGATTCATCATGGCAacccctgggcagcccattcccACCTCCAACTACTCCGCCTCAGGGCACACGGCCCCCACACAgcag ATTCAGGTTTCTTACTACCCTCCCGGGCAGTACCCAAACTCCAGCCAGCAATACCGATCTCTCAGTCACCCAGTGGCCTACAGCTCCCAGCGCACCCAACAGCTCCCCCAGCAGTCCCAGCAGCCTG GTTTACAGCCAATGATGTCCAACCAGCAGCAAACGTACCACGGTGTAATGGGAGtgcagcaggcacagccccCTGGGCTCCTCAACAGCCAGAGGAACAGCATGGGTGGCCAGATGCAGAGTATGATGGGAGTGCAGCAGGCGCAGCCCCCCGGCCTCCTCAGCAGCCAGAGGAGCAGTATGGGGAGCCAGATGCAAGGTCTGATGGTCCAGTACACTCCACTGCCTTCATATCAG GTTCCGATGGCCAGTGAGTCCCAGAGTGTGGTCCAGCAGCCCTTCCAGCAGCCAGTGCTTGTACCAGCCAGCCAGTCTGTTCAGGGGGGCCTGCAGACTGGGGGGGTGCCCATCTACTACAGCGTCATCCCAACTGCCCAGCAGAATGGCACCAG CCCTTCAGTGGGGTTCCTTCAGCCTCCTGGCTCTGAACAGTATCAGATGCCACAGTCCCCGTCACCCTGCAGCCCGCCgcagatgcagcagcagtaTTCAG GGGTGTCTCCATCAGGCCCTGGCGTGGTTGTGATGCAGCTGAATGTTCCCAATGGCCCCCAGGCCCCCCAGAATCCCCCTGTGGTGCAGTGGAGCCACTGTAAGTACTACAGCCTGGACCAGCGGGGGCAGAAGCCAGGAGACCTGTACAACCCAGACACCAGTGCTCAG GCCAGCACCCAACTGAACAGCCCCATCACATCCCCAACCCAGTCCCCGACGCCATCGCCTGTCACCAACCTCAACAGTGTCTGCACGGGGCTGAGCCCCCTCCCTGTCCTCACGCAGTTCCCTCGGCCCATGGGCCCGGCACAAG GTGATGGGCGCTACTCCTTGCTGGGCCAGCCGCTGCAGTATAACCTGTCTATCTGTCCCCCACCGCTGCTCCACAACCAGCCCAACTACAATGCACACCAG gGGCAGACTGGAATGAAACATGGAAACCGGAGCAAGAGGCAGGCCCTCAAGTCAGCATCCACTGACCTCGGGACAAGTGATGTAG tgctgggcCGAGTGCTGGAGGTGACGGACCTGCCTGAGGGCATCACGCGGACAGAGGCCGACAAGCTCTTCACGCAGCTCGCCATGGCCGGTGCCAAAATCCAGTGGCTCAAAGAGACTCAGGGGCGCCGCGGAGATGGAGGTGGCGGGGACAACACCGGGACTCCAGAGAACGGCAGGCACAGTGACCTCGCTGCCTTATACACCATTGTGGCCGTGTTCCCCAGCCCGCTGGCTGCCCAAAACGCCTCCCTCCGTCTCAACAACTCCCTCAGCCGCTTCAAGCTGCGTGTGGCCAAAAAGAACTACGACTTGCGGGTGCTGGAGCGTGCCAGCTCACAGTAG
- the R3HDM2 gene encoding R3H domain-containing protein 2 isoform X13, with protein sequence MLSRDSSQEYTDSTGIDLHEFLVNTLKKNPRDRMMLLKLEQEILEFISDNNNQFKKFPQMTSYHRMLLHRVAAYFGMDHNVDQTGKAVIINKTSNTRIPEQRFSEHIKDEKNAEFPQRFILKRDDTSMDRDDNQIRLPLQDGRRSKSIEEREEEYQRVRERIFAREAGQNGYLTDSRGNRDSLSRASGSRQSSTESEIKSLEPRPWSSTDSDGSIRNLRPPVTKASSFSGISILTRGDSIGSSKGSTASRTSRAGTNPAMPFSVQGLVLGAPEACSQSPSSQPSRGLLPCTAQQPQPQPPQQPPPQPQGLPPAAQQQPAMSNHMISQPVPALQPVQYSPSSCPQVLLPVSPPQQYNLADELSNPFGQISLSRQGSTEAPDPSSAMFQSSLISQHPQQTGFIMATPGQPIPTSNYSASGHTAPTQQVLQPQGYIQPPQQIQVSYYPPGQYPNSSQQYRSLSHPVAYSSQRTQQLPQQSQQPGLQPMMSNQQQTYHGVMGVQQAQPPGLLNSQRNSMGGQMQSMMGVQQAQPPGLLSSQRSSMGSQMQGLMVQYTPLPSYQVPMASESQSVVQQPFQQPVLVPASQSVQGGLQTGGVPIYYSVIPTAQQNGTSPSVGFLQPPGSEQYQMPQSPSPCSPPQMQQQYSGVSPSGPGVVVMQLNVPNGPQAPQNPPVVQWSHCKYYSLDQRGQKPGDLYNPDTSAQASTQLNSPITSPTQSPTPSPVTNLNSVCTGLSPLPVLTQFPRPMGPAQGDGRYSLLGQPLQYNLSICPPPLLHNQPNYNAHQGQTGMKHGNRSKRQALKSASTDLGTSDVVLGRVLEVTDLPEGITRTEADKLFTQLAMAGAKIQWLKETQGRRGDGGGGDNTGTPENGRHSDLAALYTIVAVFPSPLAAQNASLRLNNSLSRFKLRVAKKNYDLRVLERASSQ encoded by the exons ATGCTGTCTCGAG aTTCCAGCCAGGAATATACAGACTCCACTGGAATAGATTTGCATGAATTTTTagtaaatacactgaaaaaaaacccacg GGATAGAATGATGCTACTGAAGTTAGAACAGGAGATTCTGGAATTTATTAGTGATAACAA CAATCAGTTTAAGAAGTTCCCTCAGATGACCTCATACCATAGGATGCTGCTGCACCGGGTAGCTGCCTACTTTGGCATGGACCATAACGTGGACCAAACTGGGAAGGCAGTCATTATCAACAAGACCAGTAACACACGAAT ccctgagcagagGTTCTCGGAGCACATCAAAGATGAGAAGAATGCAGAGTTCCCGCAGAGGTTCATCCTAAAACGAGATGATACCAGCATGGACCGAGATGATAATCAG ATCAGACTCCCCTTGCAGGATGGGAGAAGGAGCAAATCTATAGAAGAGCGAGAGGAAGAGTATCAGCGGGTCAGGGAGCGGATATTTGCACGAGAG GCTGGCCAGAATGGATATCTCACCGACAGCAG GGGCAACCGGGACAGTTTGAGCCGGGCCTCGGGCAGCCGCCAGAGCAGCACCGAGAGCGAGATAAAGTCGCTGGAACCTCGGCCGTGGAGCAGCACAGACTCAGACGGCTCCATCCGCAACCTGCGACCACCCGTTACCAAAGCCAGCAGCTTCAGTGGCATCTCCATCTTGACACGGGGGGACAGCATCGggagcagcaaaggcagcactgccagcaggaCGTCCCGGGCAG gtACCAACCCTGCCATGCCTTTCTCTGTTCAAGGTTTGGTACTAGGTGCCCCTGAAGCATGCAGCCAATCCCCCTCTTCACAGCCCAGCCGTGGCCTCCTACCCTGCACAGCCCAACAGCCTCAACCACAGCCACCCCAGCAGCCTCCACCACAGCCCCAGGGActtccacctgcagcccagcagcagccagccatGAGCAACCACATGATATCCCAG CCGGTCCCAGCGCTGCAGCCTGTTCAGTATTCTCCAAGCTCCTGCCCCCAGGTCCTCTTGCCAGTCTCTCCACCCCAGCAGTACAACTTG GCCGATGAGCTCAGCAACCCCTTTGGGCAGATCAGCCTCAGCCGACAGGGCTCTACGGAAGCACCGGATCCTTCCTCGGCTATGTTCCAGTCATCCCTCATCTCCCAGCATCCTCAGCAGACAGGATTCATCATGGCAacccctgggcagcccattcccACCTCCAACTACTCCGCCTCAGGGCACACGGCCCCCACACAgcaggtgctgcagccccagggctaCATTCAGCCTCCCCAGCAA ATTCAGGTTTCTTACTACCCTCCCGGGCAGTACCCAAACTCCAGCCAGCAATACCGATCTCTCAGTCACCCAGTGGCCTACAGCTCCCAGCGCACCCAACAGCTCCCCCAGCAGTCCCAGCAGCCTG GTTTACAGCCAATGATGTCCAACCAGCAGCAAACGTACCACGGTGTAATGGGAGtgcagcaggcacagccccCTGGGCTCCTCAACAGCCAGAGGAACAGCATGGGTGGCCAGATGCAGAGTATGATGGGAGTGCAGCAGGCGCAGCCCCCCGGCCTCCTCAGCAGCCAGAGGAGCAGTATGGGGAGCCAGATGCAAGGTCTGATGGTCCAGTACACTCCACTGCCTTCATATCAG GTTCCGATGGCCAGTGAGTCCCAGAGTGTGGTCCAGCAGCCCTTCCAGCAGCCAGTGCTTGTACCAGCCAGCCAGTCTGTTCAGGGGGGCCTGCAGACTGGGGGGGTGCCCATCTACTACAGCGTCATCCCAACTGCCCAGCAGAATGGCACCAG CCCTTCAGTGGGGTTCCTTCAGCCTCCTGGCTCTGAACAGTATCAGATGCCACAGTCCCCGTCACCCTGCAGCCCGCCgcagatgcagcagcagtaTTCAG GGGTGTCTCCATCAGGCCCTGGCGTGGTTGTGATGCAGCTGAATGTTCCCAATGGCCCCCAGGCCCCCCAGAATCCCCCTGTGGTGCAGTGGAGCCACTGTAAGTACTACAGCCTGGACCAGCGGGGGCAGAAGCCAGGAGACCTGTACAACCCAGACACCAGTGCTCAG GCCAGCACCCAACTGAACAGCCCCATCACATCCCCAACCCAGTCCCCGACGCCATCGCCTGTCACCAACCTCAACAGTGTCTGCACGGGGCTGAGCCCCCTCCCTGTCCTCACGCAGTTCCCTCGGCCCATGGGCCCGGCACAAG GTGATGGGCGCTACTCCTTGCTGGGCCAGCCGCTGCAGTATAACCTGTCTATCTGTCCCCCACCGCTGCTCCACAACCAGCCCAACTACAATGCACACCAG gGGCAGACTGGAATGAAACATGGAAACCGGAGCAAGAGGCAGGCCCTCAAGTCAGCATCCACTGACCTCGGGACAAGTGATGTAG tgctgggcCGAGTGCTGGAGGTGACGGACCTGCCTGAGGGCATCACGCGGACAGAGGCCGACAAGCTCTTCACGCAGCTCGCCATGGCCGGTGCCAAAATCCAGTGGCTCAAAGAGACTCAGGGGCGCCGCGGAGATGGAGGTGGCGGGGACAACACCGGGACTCCAGAGAACGGCAGGCACAGTGACCTCGCTGCCTTATACACCATTGTGGCCGTGTTCCCCAGCCCGCTGGCTGCCCAAAACGCCTCCCTCCGTCTCAACAACTCCCTCAGCCGCTTCAAGCTGCGTGTGGCCAAAAAGAACTACGACTTGCGGGTGCTGGAGCGTGCCAGCTCACAGTAG
- the R3HDM2 gene encoding R3H domain-containing protein 2 isoform X12, with protein MSNSNTAQESLEIMKESEKKVVEESVNKTKYISRSPSKEEVEKDGGEEVSVRQESQRRTSSHGHARKRAKSNSKLKLVRSLAVCEESSSPFVDGLLESQDIIQLHVSCPSDKEEEKSTKDGAEKEEKDKNKEKAPRKMLSRDSSQEYTDSTGIDLHEFLVNTLKKNPRDRMMLLKLEQEILEFISDNNNQFKKFPQMTSYHRMLLHRVAAYFGMDHNVDQTGKAVIINKTSNTRIPEQRFSEHIKDEKNAEFPQRFILKRDDTSMDRDDNQAGQNGYLTDSRGNRDSLSRASGSRQSSTESEIKSLEPRPWSSTDSDGSIRNLRPPVTKASSFSGISILTRGDSIGSSKGSTASRTSRAGLVLGAPEACSQSPSSQPSRGLLPCTAQQPQPQPPQQPPPQPQGLPPAAQQQPAMSNHMISQPVPALQPVQYSPSSCPQVLLPVSPPQQYNLADELSNPFGQISLSRQGSTEAPDPSSAMFQSSLISQHPQQTGFIMATPGQPIPTSNYSASGHTAPTQQVLQPQGYIQPPQQIQVSYYPPGQYPNSSQQYRSLSHPVAYSSQRTQQLPQQSQQPGLQPMMSNQQQTYHGVMGVQQAQPPGLLNSQRNSMGGQMQSMMGVQQAQPPGLLSSQRSSMGSQMQGLMVQYTPLPSYQVPMASESQSVVQQPFQQPVLVPASQSVQGGLQTGGVPIYYSVIPTAQQNGTSPSVGFLQPPGSEQYQMPQSPSPCSPPQMQQQYSGVSPSGPGVVVMQLNVPNGPQAPQNPPVVQWSHCKYYSLDQRGQKPGDLYNPDTSAQASTQLNSPITSPTQSPTPSPVTNLNSVCTGLSPLPVLTQFPRPMGPAQGDGRYSLLGQPLQYNLSICPPPLLHNQPNYNAHQGQTGMKHGNRSKRQALKSASTDLGTSDVVLGRVLEVTDLPEGITRTEADKLFTQLAMAGAKIQWLKETQGRRGDGGGGDNTGTPENGRHSDLAALYTIVAVFPSPLAAQNASLRLNNSLSRFKLRVAKKNYDLRVLERASSQ; from the exons ATGTCAAACAGCAACACAGCCCAGGAGTCTCTGGAAATAATGAAGGAGTCTGAGAAAAAGGTGGTTGAGGAGTCtgtgaacaaaaccaaatacataTCCAGGTCACCAAGcaaggaggaggtggagaaggaTGGCGGGGAGGAGGTCAGCGTGcgccaggagtctcag AGGCGAACTTCAAGCCATGGACATGCCAGAAAAAGAGCCAAG tctAATTCTAAGCTTAAACTGGTCAGGAGTTTGGCTGTATGTGAAGAATCGTCTAGCCCCTTTGTAGATGGGCTGCTGGAGTCACAG GATATCATTCAGTTGCACGTTAGCTGCCCTTCtgacaaggaagaggaaaagtcCACAAAAGATGGggctgagaaagaagaaaaagacaagaataaagaaaaggcaCCGAGGAAAATGCTGTCTCGAG aTTCCAGCCAGGAATATACAGACTCCACTGGAATAGATTTGCATGAATTTTTagtaaatacactgaaaaaaaacccacg GGATAGAATGATGCTACTGAAGTTAGAACAGGAGATTCTGGAATTTATTAGTGATAACAA CAATCAGTTTAAGAAGTTCCCTCAGATGACCTCATACCATAGGATGCTGCTGCACCGGGTAGCTGCCTACTTTGGCATGGACCATAACGTGGACCAAACTGGGAAGGCAGTCATTATCAACAAGACCAGTAACACACGAAT ccctgagcagagGTTCTCGGAGCACATCAAAGATGAGAAGAATGCAGAGTTCCCGCAGAGGTTCATCCTAAAACGAGATGATACCAGCATGGACCGAGATGATAATCAG GCTGGCCAGAATGGATATCTCACCGACAGCAG GGGCAACCGGGACAGTTTGAGCCGGGCCTCGGGCAGCCGCCAGAGCAGCACCGAGAGCGAGATAAAGTCGCTGGAACCTCGGCCGTGGAGCAGCACAGACTCAGACGGCTCCATCCGCAACCTGCGACCACCCGTTACCAAAGCCAGCAGCTTCAGTGGCATCTCCATCTTGACACGGGGGGACAGCATCGggagcagcaaaggcagcactgccagcaggaCGTCCCGGGCAG GTTTGGTACTAGGTGCCCCTGAAGCATGCAGCCAATCCCCCTCTTCACAGCCCAGCCGTGGCCTCCTACCCTGCACAGCCCAACAGCCTCAACCACAGCCACCCCAGCAGCCTCCACCACAGCCCCAGGGActtccacctgcagcccagcagcagccagccatGAGCAACCACATGATATCCCAG CCGGTCCCAGCGCTGCAGCCTGTTCAGTATTCTCCAAGCTCCTGCCCCCAGGTCCTCTTGCCAGTCTCTCCACCCCAGCAGTACAACTTG GCCGATGAGCTCAGCAACCCCTTTGGGCAGATCAGCCTCAGCCGACAGGGCTCTACGGAAGCACCGGATCCTTCCTCGGCTATGTTCCAGTCATCCCTCATCTCCCAGCATCCTCAGCAGACAGGATTCATCATGGCAacccctgggcagcccattcccACCTCCAACTACTCCGCCTCAGGGCACACGGCCCCCACACAgcaggtgctgcagccccagggctaCATTCAGCCTCCCCAGCAA ATTCAGGTTTCTTACTACCCTCCCGGGCAGTACCCAAACTCCAGCCAGCAATACCGATCTCTCAGTCACCCAGTGGCCTACAGCTCCCAGCGCACCCAACAGCTCCCCCAGCAGTCCCAGCAGCCTG GTTTACAGCCAATGATGTCCAACCAGCAGCAAACGTACCACGGTGTAATGGGAGtgcagcaggcacagccccCTGGGCTCCTCAACAGCCAGAGGAACAGCATGGGTGGCCAGATGCAGAGTATGATGGGAGTGCAGCAGGCGCAGCCCCCCGGCCTCCTCAGCAGCCAGAGGAGCAGTATGGGGAGCCAGATGCAAGGTCTGATGGTCCAGTACACTCCACTGCCTTCATATCAG GTTCCGATGGCCAGTGAGTCCCAGAGTGTGGTCCAGCAGCCCTTCCAGCAGCCAGTGCTTGTACCAGCCAGCCAGTCTGTTCAGGGGGGCCTGCAGACTGGGGGGGTGCCCATCTACTACAGCGTCATCCCAACTGCCCAGCAGAATGGCACCAG CCCTTCAGTGGGGTTCCTTCAGCCTCCTGGCTCTGAACAGTATCAGATGCCACAGTCCCCGTCACCCTGCAGCCCGCCgcagatgcagcagcagtaTTCAG GGGTGTCTCCATCAGGCCCTGGCGTGGTTGTGATGCAGCTGAATGTTCCCAATGGCCCCCAGGCCCCCCAGAATCCCCCTGTGGTGCAGTGGAGCCACTGTAAGTACTACAGCCTGGACCAGCGGGGGCAGAAGCCAGGAGACCTGTACAACCCAGACACCAGTGCTCAG GCCAGCACCCAACTGAACAGCCCCATCACATCCCCAACCCAGTCCCCGACGCCATCGCCTGTCACCAACCTCAACAGTGTCTGCACGGGGCTGAGCCCCCTCCCTGTCCTCACGCAGTTCCCTCGGCCCATGGGCCCGGCACAAG GTGATGGGCGCTACTCCTTGCTGGGCCAGCCGCTGCAGTATAACCTGTCTATCTGTCCCCCACCGCTGCTCCACAACCAGCCCAACTACAATGCACACCAG gGGCAGACTGGAATGAAACATGGAAACCGGAGCAAGAGGCAGGCCCTCAAGTCAGCATCCACTGACCTCGGGACAAGTGATGTAG tgctgggcCGAGTGCTGGAGGTGACGGACCTGCCTGAGGGCATCACGCGGACAGAGGCCGACAAGCTCTTCACGCAGCTCGCCATGGCCGGTGCCAAAATCCAGTGGCTCAAAGAGACTCAGGGGCGCCGCGGAGATGGAGGTGGCGGGGACAACACCGGGACTCCAGAGAACGGCAGGCACAGTGACCTCGCTGCCTTATACACCATTGTGGCCGTGTTCCCCAGCCCGCTGGCTGCCCAAAACGCCTCCCTCCGTCTCAACAACTCCCTCAGCCGCTTCAAGCTGCGTGTGGCCAAAAAGAACTACGACTTGCGGGTGCTGGAGCGTGCCAGCTCACAGTAG